Below is a window of Geovibrio ferrireducens DNA.
CTGAGATAAGGGGCACATCTATCACCGTGTCCTCATCCAGACGCAGACGGCGGGTGACAGGCTCCCCCGTTCTGGGGTCAAAATATCTGCCGAGGATTTCTATATTCCTCGCCTCTATCATCTCCATTGCGGAGCTGATGGAATGCTGCAAACCCCTTATCAGATCCGAAAAGGTCTGAGTGTCTTCCGTTTTCTGCTTCCAGAACATAAACCCGCCCGCGGCTGTCTCTTACCTTTATAATAACCAATATCATGTGCATGTAAAGCATAATATACACATAAAGAAAATAAAAATATCTCAAAGACAATTACATTAATTGTAAATATCTGTTTATTTTTCCCCGGATTATGATAATCTCCGCCGATGAAAATTAATTACAGCAACCCCCATTTCCTGATGCTTCTGTACACCGTTCTTGTTTCAGGCTCGTTCCATATAGGCCATGTACTTGTAAATTATATGGATTCCACAGTGCTTACCTTTGTGCGGTTTCTGCTGGGTTCCGTGCTTTTCGGGGTGTATGTTTTTCCGAGGTACAAGGTAAGGCTTCCCTCCCTGAGCGATCTTGCGCGGTATTTCGCCATAAGCGCCAGCATGATCTTCTACTTCTGGGCGATGTTTGAGGCTCTGCGCTACACGACTCCGCTGAACACAGCAATAACCTACACCGTGGTTCCGCTGTTTTCCGCTGTTTACGGAATTTTCCTGCTGAAAGAGAGGGTTTCATTTGTGAAGTTCGCTGTGCTGTTCGCCGCTATGCTTGGCGCTGTGTGGGTTATTATAGACGGTTCGCTCTCAAGGCTTGCGGAGCTTGATTTTAATAAAGGAGATCTAATCTTCCTCGCAGGCTGTCTGTGCATCGGGCTGTATTCGCCGCTTTCCAAAAAGCTTCATAAGACTGAGCCCATGCCTGTGCTGACACTGTGGACGATGATAACCGGAACTGTATGGCTGCTTCTGATAGCGAATGTGAAAATACTTAAAATCAATTTCTCTGCGCTGGACACAGCCTTCTTTGCAGGTGTGGCGTACATCACTGTTTTTGCCACCATCGCCACTTTCTTCATAGTGCAGTATTCCAGCAAGAAGCTCCCGGTGAGCGAGGTTATGAGCTACATATACCTCACCCCCGTATTCGTGATAATAATACAGGCTCTCATAGGAAAGAGACTGCCGCACACGGCGGTGATACCCGGTGTTGCGGCCTCGGTTGTTGCAACCTTCTATTTTCTGCGCTCCTAAGCGCTGGTTACCTTATCCCTTCCTGTCTTCTTTGCCTCGTAAAGGGCTTCGTCCGCCCTTTTTATGAGGCTGTCCATGCTTTCGCCCGGAATGTATTTTGACACGCCGCAGCTTACCGTTACCTTCGGTGCGCCGCCGCAGCTTATGAGGTTTATCCCTGCCCTTATCCTTTCCGCTATGGCAACGGCTATCTCCTCTCCGCCGTAGGCAAGGATTATGAACTCATCCCCTCCCCAGCGGGCAAAAATATCCACCTGACGGATCTTCTCAATGGCTGTGGCAGTTACTTTCTTAAGTATCTCGTCCCCTGTGCCGTGTCCGCAGGTATCGTTTATCGCCTTGAAGCCGTCCAGATCAAAAAGAATAATGGAAAATGCGGTTCCGTTTCTCTCCGCGAAGGCCTCCGCCCTGCGGAATTCATTTTCAAAAGCGCGCCTGTTCAGCAGTCCGGTGAGTTCATCGGTCGAAGCCATTTTTTCAAGCCTGCTCTGGAAAAAATTAACGGTAAAAATATTTATGAGAATAACAAGAATGCTCACGAAAAAGCCCAGAAACATGTTCTGCCACAGGTTTTTGCGCAGACCTTCAAGAGACTTGCTCTGGTTGTTCTCCACAAAAAGGAACCAGTCCAGCTCCTCAATATAGCGCACAGTGAGGAATATGTTGTCCCCTCCCCTGTCGTATTCATAAAAGCCTGATATTTCACTGACGGTCAGGGCATCCTTAGCCACATCCCTGAGCCCTTCCTCATTGTATATGTTATCAGCAAGGGTTTTGCCGCCGGGGTGCATCTGTATGTTCCCCTCCCTGTCCACAAGGTATATGTCGCGGTCGTATTTTACCTGATAAGCGCTGAGAAGGTTTGTTATACGCTGGAGTTCAAGCCCCACTCCGGTAACGCCGAGGAGATTATTGTTGTAGTCATTCAGCCTGTGGTTGATAAAAACCGTGAGGGTGTTCTCCTCCGCCTGATTTTCATCTATAACTATATCGTAGTCTTTATACAGTGCCTTGAAGTTGTAATACCAGACATCATGCTCGTCACCCATTTTAATTCTTTTCAGAACACCGTCGTGGTAATAGTACTTTCCGCTTTTCTCGGAAACGAAGAAGGCGGTGAAGAAGCCGTACTTATTCTTTATCTCCTGGAGATATTTCTCCACCATTCCCGTGCTCTGTTCGCCCTCCAGAACCCAGTCCTTAAGAAAGGTGTCGTGCGCCATGAGAGAGGAAACAAAAACAGGCCTCATAAGATCCCGCTGAATCTCTGTGTAAATGTTATCCCTCGTGAGGGGGAGAGAACCGTATATTTCATTCTCACGCATGGTCTTTTTTACTGAGAAATAATTAATGAGATTAACGCATAAGAAACCTGTGAAAAGAATAAAGCACAAAATAGTGATAAGCTTGGATTTAACGGAAACAGCCATCTGATACCTCTTAACACTCATAAATATAATATTACCCGATAATAGTGAAGAAATATCGTATTAATTCAGCAGAAAAACTGAAAGAAGGGGCGCTTGATACGCCCCGACCTATTTACGCGCTTTTGAAATTGAGCAGAAGCGCTGAGTTTATTATCACCGCCACTGACCCCAGATTGTGTACCAAGGCTCCCATAACAGGGTTGAGAAGCCCGCCCATAGCCATGAATATGGCAGCAAAGTTCAGTACAAGGGAGAGGGTTATATTTATATTAATGGTGGACATGGTTTTCCGCGCCAGCTTAAGCAGGTGCGGCACAGCCTTTATCTCATCCCCCACAAGGGCAACATCAGCCGCCTCTACCGCAATATCGCTGCCTATTCCGCCCATCGCAACACCCACATAGGCGCATTTGAGAGCGGGTGCGTCATTTATGCCGTCCCCTATCATGCAGACCATCTTTTTCTGTTTCTGATATTTGTCAATGTAGTACATCTTGTCTTCCGGCAGGCAGTCAAAATGCACCTTGGGGATTCCAGCACCCCTTGCTATATGTCCTGCCGCTTCCTGATGGTCTCCGGTGAGGAGGACACTATCCACCTTAAGATCACGGAGCTTCCGCACTGTCTCGGCGGATTCGCCCCGCAGGGCATCCGCAAGGGCAATGAGCCCTGCCTCTTTCCCGTCGAGAGCCACATATATAACCGTCCGCCCTTCTCCGCGGTGGAGTGAGGCTGCGTTTTTGAGTTCATCAGAAAGAGATACGGAGTTTTCCGCCATCATCTCCGCATTGCCTGCCAGAACGGCTATTCCGTCCACAACTGCCCTGACTCCCCGTCCTGCGGTCATCAGAAAGTCCTTCGGTTCCTTCGGGCGGGTTTTGAAATTTGCACAAAAGCCTGCTACAACTGCCCTGCCCAGCGGGTGCTCGGATCTGGATTCCGCAGCAGCGGTAAGCTCCAGAAGCTTATCCTGAGAAACGGCCGGGGCAAAACTCTCCACAGCGGCGACCTCAGGCTTGCCGTAAGTGAGGGTTCCTGTTTTATCGAAAGCGACCTTTGTAACCTTCGCCAGCCTCTCCAGCGCATCACCCTCACGGATGAGTATGCCGAACTTGGTGGCATTGCCTATGCCCGCCATGATGGCGGTCGGTGTGGCAAGCACAAGGGCGCAGGGGCAGAAAACAACAAGGATAGTCACGGCACGTATTATCTCACCGGTCACAAACCATGTACCCGCAGCGGAAACGAGGGCTATGACCACAATCCATGTCGCCCACCTGTC
It encodes the following:
- a CDS encoding heavy metal translocating P-type ATPase, with protein sequence MEKIKELFEDGDKRTVLFLVLSCLSLAVSFFEIGSLPLDAAWVAILLCGVPIIKGAVIGLVTEFDIKADVLVALALTAAVIIGETFAAGEVAFIMALGAMLEERTVAKARAGIEKLVQLSPRTARIISPDGDERVVPAEEVQVGDLLRVLPGETVAVDGVIVSGQTSIDQSVMTGESLPVDKGVGDEVSSGTVNQFGAFDMKAVKVGGDSSLQRMIRLVESADAGKAKIVGLADRWATWIVVIALVSAAGTWFVTGEIIRAVTILVVFCPCALVLATPTAIMAGIGNATKFGILIREGDALERLAKVTKVAFDKTGTLTYGKPEVAAVESFAPAVSQDKLLELTAAAESRSEHPLGRAVVAGFCANFKTRPKEPKDFLMTAGRGVRAVVDGIAVLAGNAEMMAENSVSLSDELKNAASLHRGEGRTVIYVALDGKEAGLIALADALRGESAETVRKLRDLKVDSVLLTGDHQEAAGHIARGAGIPKVHFDCLPEDKMYYIDKYQKQKKMVCMIGDGINDAPALKCAYVGVAMGGIGSDIAVEAADVALVGDEIKAVPHLLKLARKTMSTININITLSLVLNFAAIFMAMGGLLNPVMGALVHNLGSVAVIINSALLLNFKSA
- a CDS encoding DMT family transporter — encoded protein: MKINYSNPHFLMLLYTVLVSGSFHIGHVLVNYMDSTVLTFVRFLLGSVLFGVYVFPRYKVRLPSLSDLARYFAISASMIFYFWAMFEALRYTTPLNTAITYTVVPLFSAVYGIFLLKERVSFVKFAVLFAAMLGAVWVIIDGSLSRLAELDFNKGDLIFLAGCLCIGLYSPLSKKLHKTEPMPVLTLWTMITGTVWLLLIANVKILKINFSALDTAFFAGVAYITVFATIATFFIVQYSSKKLPVSEVMSYIYLTPVFVIIIQALIGKRLPHTAVIPGVAASVVATFYFLRS
- a CDS encoding sensor domain-containing diguanylate cyclase: MAVSVKSKLITILCFILFTGFLCVNLINYFSVKKTMRENEIYGSLPLTRDNIYTEIQRDLMRPVFVSSLMAHDTFLKDWVLEGEQSTGMVEKYLQEIKNKYGFFTAFFVSEKSGKYYYHDGVLKRIKMGDEHDVWYYNFKALYKDYDIVIDENQAEENTLTVFINHRLNDYNNNLLGVTGVGLELQRITNLLSAYQVKYDRDIYLVDREGNIQMHPGGKTLADNIYNEEGLRDVAKDALTVSEISGFYEYDRGGDNIFLTVRYIEELDWFLFVENNQSKSLEGLRKNLWQNMFLGFFVSILVILINIFTVNFFQSRLEKMASTDELTGLLNRRAFENEFRRAEAFAERNGTAFSIILFDLDGFKAINDTCGHGTGDEILKKVTATAIEKIRQVDIFARWGGDEFIILAYGGEEIAVAIAERIRAGINLISCGGAPKVTVSCGVSKYIPGESMDSLIKRADEALYEAKKTGRDKVTSA